The genomic segment ttacggttttcgtagcgcggacgtacgcgcgcgagtggacagttgcgtacgtatacgcacacgcagaatgtaaaataatcgcggcaatgtgtgttctcttaaaattccgaattcacgcaacacatcaaacatgtctgcgcccagggtggcttcaaaacgcagagcaagttagcgctctagtcaataatAGCTCTATGGGTTTGACCCATTGGCCTATTTTCCACGTGCACTTGTAACACGCGCCTGCCTATAACCCGgtaggcatttaaaaaaaattacacatgCACACTACTAGTCTAGTGAAAATACTGCTTTACAAATTTATTCGCTTAGCAAAATTTTAGTGGGGCGCAAGTCACAGCATGGAggaaatttattcctccatggtcacagCAATGTCTGTTATGAAACGTTTGGTGTTAACCTGTGCTAAGAaagtattttgtgcttactaaatcaggctttatgaagttgtgCCCTGGACCGTAGTAAAGCGCATACTGGAAATTGTGAACGCGTATTTTGCGGGTGCGTTCCGTGTtgtgcaagggggggggggtataatattatgaacaatattattattgttttaagtaaAGCGCATAAAGAATTCTTTGTGTTTGAACAACAGTCTGACCCGATTCAAGAGAGTGAAAAGTTCAACTGGGAAAAAAAGTACACGCAGGCGGCCACGGGGGGACATGGCTCctgtgcccctggtcttggctttagTGCCCCCGTTGGTTTTCCCAATGtgaatgccctttgcaaatgagaatggccttgccctttcatagaTGAAACTCCAGCCATTGTGGACTGTATTCTGATGTATACTGTTGTTTTATGGTGGTGCCAGACTGATTGCAATAATATTAAACTAATGTCCCATATCCGCCAATTCCAAACAACATAAAAGTAGGCTTATATTatatcaataaaataacaaaatatgtttgtagtaaaaaaaactgcttcacaaattattcagtatttttttttaaacgtgttTATCATCTCTGTTTGACCTCCATCCAgatagtgtaaaaaaaaaaaaaaaaaaaaaaaaaaaaaaaaactcggaGACATAGACGCAGCCTAATTGTGGttaaaaataatgcaaaacGTAATTCCAATAAAAATAATCGTATTTAGGGGGAAGTTTTATTacctttagaaaaaaaaactaaagcaaaaaaacaacatgAAACAGATATTGGGTTGAATCCATCAAAATGATTACCTTTTTAAAAAGTGGTTCTTGTAAAAAAAGAGAGTTCGATTTCCTTGTGTCTCGTAATTACTTAAtcaatactgagtatacaacaGTATTTATGGGTAAagctaaaattaatattctctgtccccgatgcaaatttccatctattacaTTGAGGAAAAACTGTTTTGAGGAGCAATGACCCCTGGAACTTGGGCAAGATATTTTGGAGTCCATTTTTGACCCTCAAATTAAAAGTCGCTGCTTTTATGTATGTGAGAAAATGTTTTTAGTTAAACAATATTTCACAATGCTACAGTCCTgaacttcaaaaaaataaaccacaagggaagggccaaacttcaaaaataaagggagaaaaaaaaaacgcctccagaattttgtttattattactagTTTCACCACGAGAGGGCCATTTACTTTCGCTTGGGGCGagtttttttatcaacaatttttttttctgtgagcTGTAGGGACAAAATGGCGGCGTTCGGAACAGACTGGCCGCTCAATGTGGCGTATGGTTTGTCCTTTTTCGTCCTCTTCCTCCCTAGTGATGCAGGTAATTATTTTCGAAATCATGTAGTATAATGTTGTTGTCATTGTAGTTTTTATAATTAAGGTTAAAATGTCGTATTTAGTCATCAAATTGTAACATTTTCGTGCTGCAAAATCTTGCAATGTCTGCAGCTTTTCTTTGAACTGCAACTATTGAACTAGACCTATTGACTGTACATGATGTATGTACGTATACTTTTTTAGTCTGATgtcggtcacttcgtacccaagtcacttcgtacccaagtcatttcgtacccaagtcactttgtaCCTCAATTGTCTGACTCTGGCTGATGTGGCCggccttcattttttttttatgtggacaTCAATCAACACCAATTGGCAATTATATTTCATGGTAATTAAAAACGACTTGCACTTAGCAGGAAGATCAGAATAAAAGTTCCTAACtaacctttgtaaaaaaaaaaagtgtccagttATTGTTATTGCTGAAATGTTCTTCACTTTGACGAGACTTTCTCATCCTGTTGAATTAGGTCTTGTATTTGTTGCCGTAAATTACTGCCAATGAGCAATGTTCTgtgttatgtataaaaaaaagcacaattcctgttgtgtttttatggtgagtgcattatttaaaaaaataacaagacttCCTGGATTTATTTGCTCAAGCTTGGCTTtatctgatcagcaaagtgtaagttcgagtcccagtcatgacactgtccttaagcaagacacttaattaaTCATTACTTTGTCCTTCGGGCTCTCCGTATGTAAAGCTTTAGGTCTagtgtgttgttataaaaactatcaacgcctgtcaaagacactggacactagtcttcgcagttggtgtatctcaagatatgcataaaataacaagcctgtgaaaatttgagctcaatcggttgtcgaagttggcagatataaatgaaagaaaaaaaaacccttgtcgcaccatgcatggtcaaacgaagttgtgtgctttcagatgcctgatttcgcgacctcaagttctaaatctgaggtctcaaaatcaaattcggcgaaaattacttttttctcaaaaactaagtcacttcagagggagctgtttctcaaaatgttatatactatcaacctctccccattactcgtaatcacgaaaggttttatggtaataattattttgagtaattaccaacagtgtccactgcctttaaatacctcATCGAACACTACACTTATCTGAAGAAAAGGGGTTCTCCCAGTGTTTGGCAGTGCGACTTTCAGTGCGACAATCATGACAGCATGAAGATTAACGTAGAAAGGGAGAAAGACAAAAATGAGAGTGGAGACCAAGCCAAGGTTTTGTAAAAACCTTTACAAAACCTTGGCTTGGTTTTgtaaaacttttacaaaatcttgGCTTGGTCTCCACCATCATTTTTTCTAAAGGCTCCTAGCTTTTCTTCATAGCAAataaaatttgttattgttgtaaccATGTATGTACTTTGTTGCAGCCGTACCATGCAGTAGCAACCCATGCAGTAACGGAGGGACATGCCAAGCCTTCATGGACCACTACGTTTGCCTGTGTGATGTGTTCTGGAGAGGCAAACATTGCCAGTTGTTTAAAGGTAAAGTCGTGGCTCACATTGCAAGAAAACCACACCAGCGGCCTTGCTGCTCAACATTTGTacttaagcttgggcgataccatgATGTTATGGAATATCGCGATaataatttggaaacgattttgatatatcgcgatatatcatgatatatcacgatattgactaagtatcgcaatatcgcgatgtatttcctagctgagacatcttgcaccccataggtttggagtaaaaccagaagaacaggtcattagaacacctctcttatgctatgactgtctcttctacaactttcactgggagtttgaagactgatgatgtcaaatttgattaatcgcgattatatagaatatcgcgatatattgtcggcgatatattgtaaataaaataaatttaacccAAGCTTATTTGTACTGTGGAGTATAGTTTTAAGCTTTGCATGGTTTGAAGAATAAAGCCAGGTCCATCACATCTTGGAATAAGagcagggccctatttcatagagctgcttaagcacaaaattttgcttaagcaaaaaaatcattgcttagtaaaattagattacctgctaagactccactcaattgttatgctaagtaaacaacagctaaataccagtcacaatcaatgtatatggaatgaaattttggccagtaacatgtgtaaaagaagcgagctatttttgtgcttaagcaatttttgtgcttaagcagctctatgaaattggcccctgtgaATAAGAATGTGATAACGAtctttgatgtcacaaattagCAACGAATAATTCCCATCAGTTGAACTGTGCTAAACTCCTGCGTAACATTTGCAGCGAAAACGGggctgtgacatcaaaatttgtatcgcattcgcaggaagtatgaaccgggctttagtctcGCGACGAATAAAATATAATTAGAAGcaaaacttgtgggtacaaccatgtgatctattttgagggagtgttaggccgtgtccgaaacgacgacttcggctacagctacgtctagatcagcgcgtctaccagtgttgaagaatagcagacgcgcgcgatctagccgtagctgtagccgaagtcgccgtttcggacacggccttagctcggaaaagagccagtttggtcttgGATGTTTCGAACAGAATAGGGCCTACTCTGaaaactctgctcgtctttagtATTTGGACTGGACTGGGAAATGcagttttaaacaaaagaacCTAGACTCCCTGCATGAAGAGAGTGGaaacattggtttttgtttttactacaTTATGGGGagtctcaacctcgttcccaggggtgatcgatctcaccgcgccattttttccccagcatgccttgctcgatcataacccctggaattggccaattgaaatgtgctatatgctagcacatttaaatgagccattaatgagcgtacatattcattattcaatattttctaCGCGCGCACGCATGTATTTCGTCTTAaagagtgtttttgttttttaaaaacatgttcgTGTCATAAAAAACGCGGGCGGGATCAACATACAAATATCTTAAATCTATGCGTGCAAGCACTTGACATCTAATGTGTACAATTTCCTGGGCCAATCAGCATTGTTTTTTGTacccctcccaggggttagtgacgagaggtatcggtacgacgcgctgcccatggtagcgaggctggggGAGTCTGTCCTTCACAAGATTTCTCCATTAGAGTGATTATTCTGATGCACACTCTTGTCCTCACAATATTAATTTATCAAGCACATGTATCTAAGACAGTAAAAATCCcaaactcctttttttttaattaagcccACCagtcagataataataataaataataaataatatgaacACTTACAGTGTGCTGGTATGAAAAGCAGCTGTGAAAAAGTTGATTTTGCTAAATAGCCATGGGCACGGTGGGAAGGACAACGGGGCATGCAGTGCCCCTTTCGGCCATTCAGCAAAATTAGCCAGTGGGATTGACAATAAGGTCTATATACTGCAAGCAAATGTTCGCTCATAGTCAGCTCTCtctcttttaaaatataataactTCTTAagtacaatttttaaaatatttaatctCCAGGTTTTGCAGACTCACCTCCGATAACAGCCCCCTGTAGCGTTCAGGAGTTCCGATGTTACAGTGGCCATTGTGTTCCAGAGAGATTCGTCTGTGACGGCACAAAGGACTGTGTGGATGGGAGTGATGAGAAAGACTGCAGTAAGTGaacaggttttttaaagttagttttattcgttttttttaatttacccaTTCAGTTTTCCTTGTTGTGATTTAtaatttgatatttgaaataacaaGACTCCAAAGATGAAAGTGTCTGAGAGAATTTTGTCGAAAACAGCAAGTAGAAAAGCCAAATTGAAGGCTTTCGTGATCGGATGCTTCTTGGTCATAACATGAACACCTTCAGGAAAGCAACTtgaaataatttgcaacagCAACAGTTGTGCCGTTGACGCCATTTTGATGGATGcctcaaataaacaaacagccTTTCTCAACCGGGTAATGGCATGTACTGCTTGATCGTAATGCCTTGTGTCATTTCACACAAGTGATCTCGGTGATTCTAAACAGGGATGCGATTTTTGGGGGAGGTCTTGATCCAGTTTGATCATAATGTGGGTCCGTGGTGATTTCATCACACAGATTCATTTCAATTTGCGATTTTATTACACGGATGCGATTCCAATGCATCGTTTAGAGATCTTGTGTGAAACAGGCTTTTGTGGGACTAGTAATGATATTGTAACTGTCCATTATCTTACTAGGTTCTGTGATACCGACGTTGGCGTGTGCTATGTGGGAGTTTGACTGTGGAAAAGGAGCCTGCGTACCTAAGGAGAGACAATGTGATAGAATTAGAGATTGTAGCAACGGTGAAGATGAACATAACTGCGAAAACGGTAGGTTCCGATGACTTATTATAAATCGTTGATTCAGTTCATAAATGTtgtaaccatagagctatatatattgactagagcgctaacaccccgttatacacgcactaaggttttgaagccgtgtgggcgcatccatgtttatgtacaaaccaatacaaaagcttgaaattttgtacggcaattgtacggctatttgcatgatagtgcgtttgttcttttcaatGTGTCAtagaagcaaaaaatgcagcaaatgtgaacgcacaatctgctgatgagcgtacaaaactgcgagtgccatgtgcgtcatgtttaaaaggcgcgtatactttttttagtacatcaatcaagtcgaacatacggttttcgtagcgcggacgtgcgcgaatgggcagtcgcgtacgaaagcgcacatgccgaattaaaaacaaatcgcggcaatgtgtgttctcttaaaattaaaatcgttccgtagtcacgcaacacatcaaacatgtctgcgctcagggtggcttcaaaacgcggagcaagttagcgctctagtcaatatatatagctctatggttgtaACTGAATTTTGTTATGATGATGTACATCTCGCACTAGAGAAGCAAGCCTCAGTTGCCTACATGAAGTATCGGGAGGCCttgcttttgaaagggcaaaggcaccaaggcattttctccaacagtaaacatggtaaagggcaccctatgaaggcattgtaaatttctacttgagcatttgaagggcaccaaggcaatctcTGTATCAGGCTTGCCTGTCTGTACCTTGCCAACAAAGCATGGCATTTTGGTTGCATACTACAAGCTACACAATGAGTTGTCTGGCTGGTTAGCGCATCTAATTGTGAATAGAGTGGGGACATACACATGTAATGGATTCGTCGATGGGTAGAAGTGTGCTTCTCCCTTTGAAGGTATTAAACATgattggtaaggataaacaaCACCAAacaagaaaactgtatctgaaaacctgaAAATAAATGCAATCCCAGCTGATCTCAGTTATGTCAATCAAGATGAAAGTTGTGAAtgatttttcactattttctctttTGGTTAATTGAAtggtttttgagagagagagagagagagcgagaaactttaaattgattttgtgACAGAATGTATTGTAGTGTCACACACACCAATATAGTtggacagcgccctctacaGTCCAGAGCTCATACTATGTAGTATTGAGATGGTATTATGGAGGGTCATGGATCGAAGGTCATAGGTCTTGATGCTCtatcataaatacctaagacagtttatccattctgattggtcgagagggcatcacgtgggggtgtttgaacagatgatataacaccaataaaaagtgttgaaacatgggcgtgacacgcgagcttgcacctgtgcttataagacattttctttattcctattggtcgagagcaacggctgtaacagtgtgccacatcacgcgatatgcgcgacgtgcacagcaatctccttataaggtaAAACTATCAAggaccaggcctcggcgggtttaaaccactagttgaaaacctcttcaccccacattgattcccttatttactgTCAGAGTCTGATTATTGCAGGCCTCATTGGCAAGAACCAGGGCTATTGTCTGTTAAGTTCCATTTGTCTGGTGTCTGgtgtgagcaagacacgtgtacgagcactcccaatgacattctgcacgattctgctgcccgtgccaaatatacgcgcacgcatgaccgagtttgcccgaccacaatcattgctgtgattggtcaaactgggtgaacgcgcacagtttgattgacaggccggatcggtccataataaggacctatggtataaattcaaaatattttcaggagagtcgcataaatcttttgtacatgctaaaacatTTTTTCGTGTTACTCACTTCTCGCAAACTACAgcgcctcagcaagtaatattttaagggaagctttctaccatcattaaaACCATGTGAcctaagtgtaaatctgtggacgtttgtgttgtgtgtacaaaaagtgccccaaatcctttaagttgaAACACTTGCCGTAGATGACAAAGACTAAGATAACTGAGCATCTTGAGAGCTTATCGTCATCTGACACATCGTCTTGAAGACAAAATTGGTAAATCTAAGACGAGTCCTGAATAGATAACCAGCAGGTGTTCTATGTTCGCACCATCGAGCGAAGAAAACCAGTAATTCAATTAAGAATGTTTGCTGTTATTCCCAGAAACATTGAAGCTGTGATTTtttctaagcttgggcgatatcgatttattttattcacgatatatcgccttattttattcacgatatatcgccggcaatatatcgcgatattcgatataatcgcgattaattaaatttgacatcatcagtcttcaaactccaagtgaaagttgtagaagagacagtcatagcataggAGAggtatatcgcgatatatcgcgatatatcgatatttcgattaaaaccaaatcgatcagATATCgcaatcgtttccaaattaatatcgcgatatgcgataatatcgtgatatcgcccaagcttagcttTTTCACAAGTTGGGTTTGTGCGTATGTAGGCCGTTGTCAAGCTGACATTGACACTGAACAATTTCagtaggcctggaattacacatggGCCATGacctagctaagcacaacatgaTTATGCTTACCTGCAGGCtggcatacatgtagtgtatCTGTCAATCAAAACCATGTTGGTGATGTTGAAGGGTCaaacagtaagagggttgactttgtgttgtttttgcatTCACCACAAGATATCATTGCTGGCTGACGTAgtgtatctatcattcaaaagtggtaaagttaaaggcactggacactattggtaattactcaaagaaattattagcattaaagcttacttggttacaagcaatggagagctgttgatggtataaaacattttgagaaatggctccctctgaagtagcatagttttcaagaaagaagtaattttccatgaatttgattttgagacttagattttgaggtcctgaaatcaatcatctgaaagcacacaacttcgtgtgacaagggtgttttttcttccattattatcttgcaacttcgacgaccaattgagttcaaattttcacaggtttgttattttgtgcatacaccaagtgagaagactggtctgtgacaataataccaatagtgtccagtgtctttaagcacaaaaactagctaagcaaaacaagatTATGCTTACCTGTAGGTTGGCATAACGTATAGCTGTCTAAATCAAAACCATGTTGATGAttttgaatggtcaaacagtcaGACattaggagggttgactgtgtgttGCTTTTAAATGTATTCAAAACTGGATGATGTTAAATGGGTaaaaacagtaggagggttaagttTATAAAAAGTACATCAGTCAAAATCTTAAATCCAAGCCATTTCATTAAATacacctaataataataatacatggcTCCGTACGTGTATATCGCTCGTGTACATCGGTCACTCAGTCACTCCGtaacgctcaaggcgcttcaacattcagtatttttattcaaggtattgtggagctatgTTTTTGAAGAATGACATGTCtaagacctactccttttacatagcactatGTTTGGTTTACAAGGTGGTGTGGCGCAATGCTGACTGTCACAAACTccaattataaaaaagaaaaaaaaaaaaaaagagatttgaATCCCATTCACAAATCACATACAGCTTCCTTTTTGGCAAAATGTGTGAACATGGCACCAGAAATACAGCTGACGCGGTGAATGATGTGGAAATGTTTTCCTCCACACACTTGTATGGCCAACATGTCACTGGGAtcaacagggccaaatttcatgaaaccTGTAGGCACGAAaacgtgctaagcacagaaaagaattgcttaacagaaacaggttaccagccaagattACAGTAAGTTCACATTGTTGtgacttcatggaggcaacaaaggcgattgccccaatgccttggtgcccttgcaatgatacagtagaagtttacaacttccctatagggtgccctttaccaaagagaaaatgcctcggtgcccttgccctttcaaaaacaaagcatagaGGCCTGTAgtgtcccactcaatttttCCTAACAATTTTTGCAAGCAAAATTTTCTACCTTGGGTTTTGTGTTTATGGAGTGTCCATTAgcagaatttctatttcatgaagctgtttacagtaataatatcaaagtcttacgTAGCgaacgtatctaccaaacaaggtactcaaggcgctgagtatacacaaactATAGAAGGATAGGTTATTGctgtgatgaattttgagacacAATTAgctagcaccttataagggttaacaaggtgctacaaGTAAGCAAGGGAAAATGCTGGCTAACCTGCAGTAAGCACATGAGTGACGTACCCATGCAAACCATGGTGAACGCGCATGCAGGCCTAGAAGTTTTTTGCTTACttgagaaatcatggtgaaatacggtaagcacaaacatttgattaccggtaaacagctttatgaaattgggaccaggaaGTGACTTTAGGGATAGAGGAATAGTGATCCAGAAATCCAAGTTGGTAACTGAGAAGGAAGCTAGCGCTCACAGCTGTTTTTGGGTCAGGCATGGGGGAATATTTTGACATAGTAGAGCGCTCGTCTAAAAATTGTGCATTTTACTCCGACAAAAACATCTCCAGATCACGCAAGCaacagattttcaaactttcatCGAGTGTCAACAGCTGAAGTTATTGGCTCATGTTATGTCGAATGTTGAGCTGTGCAATCCAGAATGAACTAATTTTCACTATGTATAAAGAAAATGTAGCTGAAACTTACCCCAAATCAGAGAATAGgaatagctgttgcaaactgcgtACCAAccaaaggacctatggtattaatgcaaaaaatagttaaaggcagtggatactattggtaatttctcaaaatatttgtcagcataaaaacctacttgttaatgagtaatggggagagtgatgtgatagtataaaacattgtgagaaacggctccctctgaagtaatgaagaaagaagtaattttacacaaatttgattttgagacctcagatttagaacttgaggtctcgaaatcaaccatctaaacgcacacaacttcgtttgagctcaaattttcacgggtttgttattttatgcatattttgagatacaccaactgtgaaggctagtctttgacagttaccaatagtgtccagtgtctttaatgcaaacaaaatagttaatggcctgatgttttgacccttgCAAAGTCCtcctcaaaggctaaatgacgacacaacaaacatgaacaggtaactaagtgtacCATAAGAAGGTGGAAAAACATGAACAGACTGAGAGAGTCTGATAGCACACTAAagcaaaattaaattttagGATAAGTTTCTGcaagaatgttttgttttctttgttgctCTTGGACAACTGATGTATTTCTATTTGAAACTTATGCTGAATAAGGAATGAGTTTCCTAATCTTAGGATAAGTTTCTGCGaggatgttttgttttgttttttactcttGACAACTGGTGAATTTCTAGTTGAAACTTATGTTGAATTAGGAATGAGTTTCCTAATCTTAGGATAAGTTTCTGtgagaatgttttgttttgttttttactcttGACAACTCGTGGATTTCTAGTTGAAACTTATGTTGAATTAGGAATGAGTTTCCATGGCGTGTTGTGGTAGAGCAGTTAAGAAGAGCACtggactctggtgtttctgatcagtagacaTTAGGTTTGAGTCCTGAttgtggcacttgtgtcattgGTGAAGACACTTTACATTCCATCAACTGACTTAAAGTGATGTCTGTACTGCTGCTTCCTATGTGGTATCGTAATTtggttgtgatccctggctacaaggTAGTTACAGGTGGTATGGCTTCtaactggcaccccaaacaaagactTTGATAAAATAGGGAGATTGCCAACATTTGGttgaacattaaaggaacacgttgccttggatcggtcaagttggtctttgaaaaacgtttgtaagcatttgttataaaatgcagatGGGTAGAAAGGTGTTGTTAAAAGAtaatacattgatccacacaaacacgcctcgaaattgcacggttttccttttacctcgtcgactaacacggtcggccatttatgggagtcaagtgtttgactcccataaatggccaatcgtattagttcgcagagtaaaaggaaaaccacgcaatttcgagacaaatttgtgtggatcattgtacatgtattctacttttaaaagatctttctatccatatgcattttataacaaacggttacaaatgctttttattgaccaactcgtctgatccaaggcaacgtgttccttaaagtaACTCACTCACACAGACAGATCCATGCCATTTGATTGAAGGAACACACATTATAAATCATCCATATTTAAGTCATctatattttgaaataaatttttctATATCTAATTACAGATATAACACAGCCACCTGCCACACCCCTCCGTCCAGTAGAAACCTCCCCCAACCTCATCGATATACTCATCGTTTCATGTGCTATGCTCATGACCTTCATGGCCATCACAATATTTGTTTACGTTCGTCGTGTACGGCGTATGCAGCAACGCTATTTTGCTGCAGTCGGTCATCCACACCACCTTCACCACCACCATCATCATCACAGCGGGCGTCGCCG from the Asterias rubens chromosome 22, eAstRub1.3, whole genome shotgun sequence genome contains:
- the LOC117305255 gene encoding low-density lipoprotein receptor class A domain-containing protein 3-like: MAAFGTDWPLNVAYGLSFFVLFLPSDAAVPCSSNPCSNGGTCQAFMDHYVCLCDVFWRGKHCQLFKGFADSPPITAPCSVQEFRCYSGHCVPERFVCDGTKDCVDGSDEKDCSSVIPTLACAMWEFDCGKGACVPKERQCDRIRDCSNGEDEHNCENDITQPPATPLRPVETSPNLIDILIVSCAMLMTFMAITIFVYVRRVRRMQQRYFAAVGHPHHLHHHHHHHSGRRRRRSRSRRMGDVIDANGEIDTVTTPYRLTQHSNFCHHLPPHRCPARTNLLVSYNLNNGVQIPQPISTSDKDEDDVGDEVPPTYLEVVGAGFTAAGMVMMQGNETPPPAYEDLQVEDVL